From Flexistipes sp.:
GCTACCTCCTTTTTAATATCTTAAAAAGAGGCTTTATGGTTAAACATCCTCCTTATAATTATTCTTAATCTGCTCATTATTAAAAAATTGTTCTATAATTGAGAGTTGTCAAGGCTTTTTCCCCCAAAAAAACAAAGTGCCCACACTTACGAAGTGTGAGAATTGGAAGGCATTTTGGCAAAATAAAACAATATACTTAAAAAAGTCCGGGATTATCAGAAGCTTTCCCCGGACATCTATAAAAACTACTCTCCCCGCTTATCGAGCCTGCCCTCATAGTCCTTCAGCATACCAAAAACCACCGAACTCAGTGCAATAAGTGCTATAAGATTTGGGATAGCCATCAATCCGTTGAATGCATCGGAAATACTCCATACAAAACTCAAAGGAACTGTGGCTCCCACAAAAATCAGCACAACCCACACCCACTTATAATAGGACGCCACTCTGGCGTTTGTAAGGTATTCCAGTGACTTGTATCCATAGAAATACCACGTAAGAATGGTGGAATAGGCAAAGAATACAAGACCGAAACTGACAATAAACTGCCCGAATCCCCCGGGCAAAGCCTGGTTATAAGCAGCCGTGGTAAGTGCTGCACCATTCAGACCGTTATTTATCACCATCAATCCATCTGCTCCAATTTTCATAACGGGAGAAATCATAATAACAAGTGCGGTCATCGTACATACAACAATCGTATCAATGAAAGAGCCGAGAGATGCTATTATCCCCTGTCTTACAGGGTCGTTATTTTTTGAGGCTGCATGTGCAATCGGGGCACTTCCCAATCCGGCCTCATTGGAAAAAACGCCGCGGGCAACCCCCATTCTCACAACGGTACCCAAAAAGCCTCCTCCTACAGCATTCCCGTTGAATGCATTGCTGAATATCCAGCCGAAAGCCCGGGGAAGAAACTCTAAATTGGCAAATATAATCCACAGTGATCCGGCAACATAAATCAGTGCCATTACCGGAACTATGGCTTCTGCAACTTTTGCAATACTTTTGATACCGCCGATAACAACCAGCGCAGTAGCAACAGCTACTACTATTCCGCTGACCCAGTGAGGGACACCGAGGGATTGGTTTACTGCATCAGCCACGGAGTTGGACTGCACCATATTGCCTATACCGAATGATGCCACAAATGCAAATAACGCAAAAGCAGAACCCAGCCATTTCCAGTTACCACCGTATTTTTCCTCCATCCCTCTGCTGGCATAATACATCGGACCGCCGGATTTTTCACCAAGCTCATCAGTGACTCTGTATCTGACAGCCAGAACCGCTTCGGAAAATTTTGTTGCTCCGCCCAGCACAGCCGTGACCCACATCCAAAAAACCGCACCGGGTCCTCCTATAGCAATAGCTGTGGCCACCCCGGCAATATTTCCCGTACCAATTGTAGCGGAAAGTGACGTCATCAGCGCTGCAAAGGGGCTGATATCCCCATCACCTTCAACCTTCCGGGAGAAAAGCAGTTTGAATGCATATCCGATTTTCCGATACTGAACAATCTTGGTACCGATGGAAAGTAACAGACCGGTGGCAAACAAAAGGGCGATCATCACCGGCCCCCAGGCAAAAGAACCGACAGCACTCACAATTTCATTAAAAGTCTCCATATCAACGCTCCTTCAAATTTTTATGAAATCAAATAATTTTTCTCAAATCTGTATACTCAAGCCCCAGATCATCGGCCACCGCCCTGTAAGTAAGTTTGCTTTCATAGAGATTTATACCGGCAGCAATTTCATTATTTTCCCTGGCTGCTTTTTCCAACCCTTTATCCGCTATCTCAAGACCGTATTTCAGGGTAACACCTGTAAGTGCCTGTGTAGCTGTCCGGGCAACCGCTCCCGGCATGTTTGCAACACAATAATGAACAACATCATCAATCACAAAAACCGGATTATCGTGTGTAGTGGGTTTTGATGTTTCAACACATCCGCCCTGATCCACCGCCACATCCACAATAACAGCTCCATTTTTCATATTTTTAAGATCATCCCTTT
This genomic window contains:
- a CDS encoding alanine/glycine:cation symporter family protein translates to METFNEIVSAVGSFAWGPVMIALLFATGLLLSIGTKIVQYRKIGYAFKLLFSRKVEGDGDISPFAALMTSLSATIGTGNIAGVATAIAIGGPGAVFWMWVTAVLGGATKFSEAVLAVRYRVTDELGEKSGGPMYYASRGMEEKYGGNWKWLGSAFALFAFVASFGIGNMVQSNSVADAVNQSLGVPHWVSGIVVAVATALVVIGGIKSIAKVAEAIVPVMALIYVAGSLWIIFANLEFLPRAFGWIFSNAFNGNAVGGGFLGTVVRMGVARGVFSNEAGLGSAPIAHAASKNNDPVRQGIIASLGSFIDTIVVCTMTALVIMISPVMKIGADGLMVINNGLNGAALTTAAYNQALPGGFGQFIVSFGLVFFAYSTILTWYFYGYKSLEYLTNARVASYYKWVWVVLIFVGATVPLSFVWSISDAFNGLMAIPNLIALIALSSVVFGMLKDYEGRLDKRGE